A region of Streptomyces sp. NBC_01750 DNA encodes the following proteins:
- a CDS encoding ArsA family ATPase, with the protein MSRLQVVSGKGGTGKTTVAAALALALATEGKRTLLVEVEGRQGIAQLFETEALPYEERKIAVSSGGGEVFALAIDAERALLDYLHMFYKLGSAGRALQKLGAIDFATTVAPGVRDVLLTGKACEAVRRKTKQGTYTYDYVVMDAPPTGRITRFLNVNDEVAGLARFGPIHNQAQAVMRVLKSPETAVHLVTLLEEMPVQETADGVAELRAAGLPVGKVIVNMVRPHILDEEAVRSAAGDRRAEIAKALTAAGVSGSAKLVTPLLEQARDHAQRVELEREQRAALDGLGLPSYELPLLSEGVHLAGLYQLAKELRNQEAAS; encoded by the coding sequence GTGAGCAGGCTCCAGGTCGTCAGCGGCAAGGGTGGTACCGGTAAGACGACGGTCGCCGCCGCCCTCGCGCTCGCCCTCGCCACCGAGGGAAAGCGGACTCTCCTCGTCGAAGTGGAGGGGAGACAGGGCATCGCACAGCTCTTCGAGACAGAGGCGCTGCCGTACGAGGAGCGGAAAATCGCCGTCTCCTCCGGCGGTGGCGAGGTGTTCGCGCTGGCCATCGACGCCGAGCGGGCGCTCCTCGACTACCTCCACATGTTCTACAAACTGGGCTCGGCGGGCCGCGCGCTGCAGAAGCTCGGCGCGATCGACTTCGCGACGACCGTCGCGCCGGGCGTACGGGACGTACTGCTGACCGGCAAGGCATGCGAAGCCGTACGCCGCAAGACGAAGCAGGGCACCTACACGTACGACTACGTGGTGATGGACGCGCCGCCCACCGGCCGCATCACCCGCTTCCTGAACGTCAACGACGAAGTGGCGGGGCTGGCCAGGTTCGGCCCGATACACAATCAGGCCCAGGCCGTGATGCGTGTCCTCAAGTCACCGGAGACGGCCGTCCATCTGGTGACGCTGCTGGAGGAGATGCCGGTCCAGGAGACCGCGGACGGCGTCGCCGAACTCCGCGCCGCGGGCCTCCCGGTCGGCAAGGTGATCGTGAACATGGTCCGGCCGCACATCCTCGACGAGGAGGCGGTGCGCAGCGCCGCCGGGGACCGCCGTGCGGAGATCGCCAAGGCGCTCACGGCGGCCGGCGTCAGCGGCTCCGCGAAGCTCGTCACGCCGCTCCTGGAGCAGGCCAGGGACCACGCCCAGCGCGTCGAGCTGGAGCGCGAGCAGCGCGCCGCGCTGGACGGCCTGGGGCTGCCGTCGTACGAACTCCCCCTGCTGAGCGAGGGAGTCCACCTGGCCGGGCTCTACCAACTGGCGAAGGAACTCCGGAATCAAGAGGCTGCCTCATGA
- a CDS encoding WhiB family transcriptional regulator: MGWVTDWSAQAACRTTDPDELFVQGAAQNRAKAVCTGCPVRTECLADALDNHVEFGVWGGMTERERRALLRRRPTVTSWRRLLETARTEYERSAGILPVGLDDDETYETYAAAG, encoded by the coding sequence ATGGGCTGGGTAACCGACTGGAGTGCGCAGGCAGCCTGCCGCACTACCGATCCGGATGAACTGTTCGTACAAGGGGCAGCGCAGAACAGGGCCAAGGCGGTGTGCACCGGATGCCCGGTGCGGACCGAATGCCTGGCCGACGCGCTCGACAACCACGTCGAGTTCGGCGTGTGGGGCGGAATGACCGAGCGGGAACGACGTGCACTGTTGCGCAGGCGTCCCACGGTCACCTCCTGGCGCAGACTGCTGGAGACCGCGCGTACGGAATACGAGCGCAGCGCGGGCATTCTGCCCGTGGGCCTCGATGACGACGAGACATACGAGACATATGCGGCGGCTGGGTAG
- a CDS encoding transglycosylase domain-containing protein produces the protein MPKNRSGGGLTGTQQAAKFLGVSVLSGAVLAGIALPAAGALGLAAKGTVQGFDEIPANLKTPPLSQRTSILDSKGGQIATVYSRDRTVVPLKDISPYMQKAIVAIEDSRFYEHGAIDLKGVLRALNRNAQSGGVSQGASTLTQQYVKNVFVEEAGDDPDKVAQATQQTLGRKIQELKYAIQVEEELGKKKILENYLNITFFGEQAYGVEAASQRYFSKSAKNLKVEEAAMLAGIVQSPSRYDPVNDKQEATKRRNTVLQRMAEVRDISQAEADRAKATPITLKVSKPKNGCITAVNGAGFFCDYVREVFLSNPVFGKNKEDRAKVWNQGGLTIKTTLDPQAQKSAQESIKNHVYQTDSVATAVTMVQPGSGKIMAMGQSRPYGFGKTETQINYSVNKQLGGSNYGFPTGSTFKPFVAAAAIEQGRPPTQVYPAPYKMPYPGVQTCSGKPWVNTENAEVPNENKSEVGPYALKEAMAKSVNTYFVQMIADIGMCPVMEMTSKMGVVQGNGEKLPEVPAISLGSKGVSPLTMANAYATFANRGTYCTPTAIESIATADGQSLQVPKSSCNKVMSERTADTINTLLRGVIDSGTGQQAGLQSRDNAGKTGTTDARRNAWFVGYTPNLSGAVWVGSPTQQVKMENITIGGVWQQKVFGGQVPGPIWRDAMRGALDGQSAPSFISVPIPDQPKENGKPGGKPGNKPGDNRGQGNGGQQPWPGISIPPDLLGGNDRGKGNGGANGGWPNPG, from the coding sequence ATGCCAAAGAACCGCTCGGGCGGAGGTCTGACCGGGACCCAGCAGGCCGCCAAGTTCCTCGGTGTCAGCGTCCTCTCCGGAGCGGTGCTGGCAGGCATCGCCCTGCCCGCCGCCGGAGCGCTGGGACTCGCGGCCAAGGGAACGGTCCAGGGATTCGACGAAATCCCGGCCAACCTCAAGACTCCGCCGCTGAGTCAGCGCACCAGCATCCTTGACTCCAAGGGCGGCCAGATCGCCACGGTCTACTCGCGCGACCGCACGGTCGTCCCGCTCAAGGACATCTCGCCCTACATGCAGAAGGCGATCGTCGCGATCGAGGACTCGCGCTTCTACGAGCACGGGGCGATCGACCTCAAGGGTGTGCTGCGCGCGCTCAACCGCAACGCCCAGTCGGGTGGCGTATCGCAGGGCGCGTCCACCCTCACCCAGCAGTACGTGAAGAACGTCTTCGTCGAGGAGGCCGGCGACGACCCCGACAAGGTCGCCCAGGCCACCCAGCAGACGCTCGGCCGGAAGATCCAGGAACTCAAGTACGCGATCCAGGTCGAGGAAGAGCTCGGGAAGAAGAAGATCCTCGAGAACTACCTCAACATCACCTTCTTCGGCGAGCAGGCGTACGGCGTCGAGGCGGCGTCCCAGCGCTACTTCTCCAAGTCCGCCAAGAACCTGAAGGTGGAGGAGGCGGCGATGCTCGCCGGCATCGTCCAGTCCCCGAGCCGCTACGACCCGGTCAATGACAAGCAGGAGGCGACCAAGCGTCGCAACACCGTGCTGCAGCGCATGGCCGAGGTCCGCGATATCTCGCAGGCGGAGGCGGACCGGGCGAAAGCCACCCCGATCACCCTGAAGGTCAGCAAGCCCAAGAACGGCTGCATCACGGCCGTCAACGGCGCGGGCTTCTTCTGCGACTACGTACGCGAGGTGTTCCTCTCCAACCCGGTCTTCGGCAAGAACAAGGAGGACCGGGCCAAGGTCTGGAACCAGGGCGGTCTGACGATCAAGACGACGCTCGACCCGCAGGCGCAGAAGTCGGCACAGGAGTCGATCAAGAATCACGTCTACCAGACGGACAGCGTCGCCACCGCCGTAACGATGGTCCAGCCGGGCAGCGGCAAGATCATGGCCATGGGCCAGTCCCGGCCGTACGGCTTCGGCAAGACCGAGACCCAGATCAACTACTCGGTCAACAAGCAGCTGGGCGGCTCGAACTACGGCTTCCCGACGGGTTCGACATTCAAGCCGTTCGTGGCCGCGGCCGCCATAGAGCAGGGCAGGCCGCCGACACAGGTCTACCCGGCGCCGTACAAGATGCCCTATCCGGGGGTGCAGACCTGCAGCGGAAAGCCGTGGGTCAACACGGAGAACGCCGAAGTGCCGAACGAGAACAAGTCCGAGGTCGGCCCGTACGCGCTCAAGGAGGCGATGGCGAAGTCGGTCAACACCTACTTCGTGCAGATGATCGCCGACATCGGCATGTGCCCGGTCATGGAGATGACGAGCAAGATGGGCGTCGTGCAGGGCAACGGCGAGAAGCTGCCCGAGGTGCCCGCGATCTCCCTGGGATCCAAGGGCGTGTCGCCGCTGACCATGGCCAACGCGTACGCGACGTTCGCCAACCGCGGCACGTACTGCACCCCGACCGCCATCGAGTCCATCGCGACGGCCGACGGACAGAGCCTGCAGGTGCCGAAGAGCAGCTGCAACAAGGTCATGTCCGAGCGGACGGCCGACACGATAAACACGTTGCTGCGCGGAGTGATCGACTCCGGTACGGGTCAGCAGGCCGGTCTGCAGAGCCGCGACAACGCGGGCAAGACCGGCACCACGGACGCACGGAGGAACGCCTGGTTCGTCGGCTACACCCCGAACCTCTCCGGTGCGGTCTGGGTCGGCAGCCCCACGCAGCAGGTGAAGATGGAGAACATCACCATCGGCGGCGTGTGGCAGCAGAAGGTCTTCGGCGGTCAGGTCCCCGGACCGATCTGGCGGGACGCGATGCGAGGGGCTCTGGACGGGCAGTCCGCTCCGTCGTTCATCAGCGTGCCGATCCCGGACCAGCCGAAGGAGAACGGCAAGCCCGGCGGCAAGCCCGGCAACAAGCCCGGTGACAACCGCGGCCAGGGCAACGGCGGGCAGCAGCCGTGGCCCGGGATCTCGATCCCGCCGGACCTGCTCGGCGGGAACGACCGCGGCAAGGGGAACGGCGGCGCGAACGGCGGCTGGCCGAATCCCGGGTAG
- a CDS encoding GatB/YqeY domain-containing protein: MTTLKSKLHEDLTAAIRARDELRSSTLRLTLAAITKEEVAGKTARELSDDEVQKVIAKEAKKRREAAEAFAQGGRTESAEREQAEGVLLDAYLPKQLTDDELGAIVAQAVEEAKGAGAEGPRAMGAVMKIVNPKVAGRAEGGRVAAAVKQRLAG, from the coding sequence ATGACTACGCTCAAGTCCAAGCTGCACGAAGACCTCACCGCGGCGATCAGGGCGCGCGACGAACTGCGCTCCTCCACTCTCCGGCTGACCCTCGCCGCGATCACCAAGGAGGAGGTCGCGGGCAAGACGGCGCGCGAGCTCTCCGACGACGAGGTGCAGAAGGTGATCGCCAAGGAGGCGAAGAAGCGCCGTGAGGCCGCCGAGGCCTTCGCCCAGGGCGGGCGGACCGAGTCGGCCGAGCGGGAGCAGGCGGAGGGCGTGCTGCTCGACGCGTACCTGCCGAAGCAGCTAACCGACGACGAGCTGGGCGCGATCGTCGCCCAAGCCGTAGAGGAGGCGAAGGGCGCGGGCGCCGAGGGGCCGCGTGCCATGGGTGCCGTCATGAAGATTGTGAACCCGAAGGTGGCGGGCCGAGCCGAGGGCGGCCGGGTGGCCGCAGCGGTGAAGCAGCGCCTCGCGGGCTGA
- a CDS encoding DUF4177 domain-containing protein, whose translation MTKWEYATVPLLVHATKQILDTWGEDGWELVQVVPGPNNPEQLVAYLKREKA comes from the coding sequence ATGACCAAGTGGGAATACGCGACCGTGCCCCTTCTCGTGCACGCGACCAAGCAGATTCTGGACACCTGGGGCGAGGACGGCTGGGAGCTCGTCCAGGTCGTTCCCGGGCCGAACAACCCCGAGCAGCTGGTGGCCTATCTGAAGCGGGAGAAGGCATGA
- a CDS encoding ArsA family ATPase, giving the protein MTLDVSAPLEIDPLIDNPATRIIVCCGAGGVGKTTTAAALGVRAAERGRKVVVLTIDPARRLAQSMGIDSLDNIPRRVKGIEGEGELHAMMLDMKRTFDEIVEAHADGERSRAILENPFYQSLSAGFAGTQEYMAMEKLGQLRARDEWDLIVVDTPPSRSALDFLDAPKRLGSFLDGKFIKLLMAPAKMGGRAGMKFLNVGMSMMTGTLGKLLGGQLLRDVQTFVAAMDSMFGGFRTRADATYRLLQAPGTAFLVVAAPERDALREAAYFVERLAAEEMPLAGLVLNRVHGSGAARLSAERALAAAENLDEGRIVDQEPGKTGVRDAPGASPESPPVPKITVQHTPMQKTTVQKTTVQKTTVQKTTVEHSPEDHEAALDHDGQGDHTTELLTAGLLRLHAERMQVLAREQRTRDRFTALHPEVAVAQVPALPGDVHDLAGLRAIGDRLATDGRTPAGAA; this is encoded by the coding sequence ATGACCCTGGACGTGTCGGCCCCGCTCGAGATCGACCCTCTCATCGACAACCCGGCCACCCGCATCATCGTGTGCTGCGGCGCCGGCGGTGTCGGCAAGACGACGACCGCTGCGGCTCTCGGCGTACGGGCGGCCGAGCGCGGCCGCAAGGTGGTCGTCCTGACCATCGACCCGGCCCGCAGGCTCGCCCAGTCCATGGGCATCGACTCCCTCGACAACATCCCGCGCCGGGTGAAGGGCATCGAGGGCGAGGGTGAACTGCACGCCATGATGCTGGACATGAAGCGGACCTTCGACGAGATCGTCGAGGCGCACGCGGACGGCGAGCGGTCCCGCGCGATCCTGGAGAACCCCTTCTACCAGTCCCTGTCGGCCGGTTTCGCGGGCACGCAGGAGTACATGGCGATGGAGAAACTGGGGCAGCTGCGCGCCCGCGACGAATGGGACCTGATCGTCGTCGACACCCCTCCGTCGCGCTCGGCGCTGGACTTCCTGGACGCGCCCAAGCGCCTCGGGTCGTTCCTGGACGGGAAGTTCATCAAGCTGCTGATGGCTCCGGCGAAGATGGGCGGCCGGGCCGGAATGAAGTTCCTGAATGTCGGCATGTCGATGATGACGGGGACGCTCGGCAAGCTGCTGGGCGGGCAACTCCTGCGTGACGTGCAGACCTTCGTGGCCGCGATGGACAGCATGTTCGGCGGCTTCCGCACCCGCGCGGACGCGACCTACCGGCTGCTGCAGGCTCCCGGCACGGCGTTCTTGGTGGTCGCGGCGCCCGAGCGGGACGCGCTGCGCGAGGCGGCGTACTTCGTGGAGCGGCTGGCGGCGGAGGAGATGCCGCTCGCCGGTCTGGTGCTGAACCGGGTCCACGGCAGCGGCGCCGCCCGGCTGTCGGCCGAGCGGGCACTTGCCGCCGCAGAAAATCTTGACGAGGGCCGCATTGTGGATCAGGAGCCCGGGAAGACTGGTGTTCGTGACGCCCCGGGCGCCTCTCCCGAATCCCCGCCCGTGCCGAAAATCACCGTGCAGCACACCCCCATGCAGAAAACCACCGTGCAGAAAACCACCGTGCAGAAAACCACCGTGCAGAAAACCACCGTGGAGCACAGTCCCGAGGACCATGAAGCTGCCCTTGACCATGACGGTCAAGGGGACCACACCACAGAGCTGCTGACCGCAGGGCTGCTGCGCCTGCACGCCGAACGGATGCAGGTGCTCGCGCGTGAACAGCGAACGCGCGACCGCTTCACCGCGCTCCACCCCGAGGTGGCGGTGGCCCAAGTGCCCGCTCTGCCCGGCGACGTACATGATCTCGCGGGGCTTCGGGCCATCGGCGACCGACTCGCGACCGACGGTCGTACCCCGGCCGGAGCTGCTTAA